In Deinococcus irradiatisoli, the genomic stretch TGAGCCTGGGCCTGAACGTGGTACTGGACTACGGCTTGTGGGGCCGCAGCGAGCGCGACGACTACCGGGCACGGGCCGCCGCGCTGGGCGCCCGGGTGCAGTTTCATTACCTCGACGCCCCCTTTGAAGAGCTGTGGCGGCGCATCGACGCCAGAAACAAAGCGCCCCTGCCGGGCGACGTGCCGATCACCCGTGCCCAGCTGGAGGAGTACTGGAAGATCTTCGATCGCCAGCGCCCGACGCCGGAAGAAATGGAACAGCCCTAAAGGAAGGCGCGCGGCGCGCAGCGGGAACTTCGCGGGCGACCCTGCCCCACCTTTATAGCGGCATATTTCCGTGCTTGCGGTAGGGCCGCTGCTCCTCTTTGTCAGCGAGCATCCTGAAGGTGGCGATCAAGCGGCGGCGGGTATCTTCCATCGGAATCACGTCGTCGATATAGCCCTTGGCAGCAGCGACGTAGGGGTTGTCGAAGGCTTCCTTGTATTCGCGAATCTTCTCGGCCCGCGTCTGATCGGGGTTGCCTGATTTCTGAATCTCACGGCGGTACACGATGTTGGCCGCACCTTCGGCGCCCATCACCGCGACGGCGGCGGTGGGCCAGGCATACACCACGTCGGCGCCCATGTCGCGGCTGTTCATGGCGAGGTAGGCCCCGCCGTAACTCTTGCGGGTGATCAGGGTAATTTTCGGCACGCTGGCCTCGGCGTAGGCGTAGAGCATCTTGGCGCCGTGGCGGATGATCCCGGCGTGTTCCTGTGCCACGCCTGGCAAAAAGCCGGTGACGTCCACCAAGGTCAGAATCGGGATGTTGTAGCAGTCGCAGGTGCGGATAAAGCGGGCGGCCTTGTCGGAGGCGTCGATGTTGAGCGTGCCGGCCATCACCTTGGGGTTGTTCGCCACGATGCCCACCACCTGCCCGCCGAGGTGCGCGAAGCCGCAGAGGATGTTCTTGGCCCACAACGGCTGGATTTCGAAGAACTCGCCGTCGTCGACCAGCGAGTGAATCACGTCGTGCATGGCGTAGGGGCGGCGCTGGTCCGGCGTGACCAGGTCGAGCAGTTCCGGCGTCTGGCGCTCCACCGGGTCGTCGGTGGGGCGCAGCGGGGGTTTCTCGCGGGCGTTCTGCGGCAGGTAGTGCAGCAGCTGGCGCACGCCCTGAAGCACCGCTTCGTCGCCGTCGAATTCGAGGTGGGCCACCCCGCTCTTGCGGTTGTGCACGTCGGCGCCGCCGAGCTGGTCGAAGGTGACTTCCTCGCGGGTGACGCTCTTGATGACTTCCGGCCCGGTGATGAACATGAAACTGCTGCCCCGGCTCATCAGGATGAAGTCGGTCAGGGCCGGAGAGTACACCGCGCCGCCGGCGCACGGCCCCAGAATGGCGCTGATCTGCGGCACCACGCCGGAGTACACCGCGTTGCGGTAGAAGATCTCGCCGTAGCCGCTCAGCGAATCCACCCCTTCCTGAATCCGCGCCCCGGCCGAGTCGTTGAGGCCAATCACCGGGCAGCCGGTCTTGGCGGCCAGATCCATGATCTTGGTGACTTTTTGGGCGTTGCGCTTGCCCAGCGAGCCGCCCAGCACCGTGAAGTCCTGCGAGAACACGAACACCTGCCGGCCGTGAATGGTGCCGCTGCCGGTGATGACGCCTTCGCCCGGCGCTTCTACGCCGCGCATCAGCAAACCGCCGCCGTGCTCGGTGAAGGTGGAGAATTCCAGAAAGCTGCCGGGGTCGAGCAGGGCGTCAATGCGCTCGCGGGCAGTGAGCTTGCCCGCGTCGCGCTGCTTTTGCAGTTTTTCCTCACCGCCGCCAGCCTCCACTTTGGCGCGGCGCTGCTCCATCTCGGCGATGAGTTCCTGAAGTTCCAGATTGAGGGTCATGCGGCGGCCCGCTGCGGCGCGGCGCGGCGAAAAAGGTGGATTAGGTGGCTCATGTGCTGCTCAGTCTAGACGCAAAACGCGGCCAGGGCGCGCCCCGCCTTCCGTTTACCGGACGTTCACCGGGGCATGCCGGCGATCAGGTCGCGGGCCTGCTCGGCCACCTCGCTGTCGGCCATCACGCTGTAGTGGTCGGCGCGCATGCCGCCGATACTGGTAAAGTCACGCCGGCCGCCGCTGAGCGCGTAACTCAGCAGCCCCCACACCGCCCCGATGATGATGCCCAGCAGCAGGCCGTCGATCAACAGGGCCAGGAAACTGCGCTCGCTGCCGAAGCCCAAAAACGAGAACACCAGCCCGATGAAAATGCCGGTCACCGCGCCCTGGCCCATGCCCAGGCTCAGCGCCCGCGTCCAGTCGAGACGGCCGGTCACCTGCTCCACGATCTTGAGGCCTTCCCCCACGATGGCGGTGCGCTCCACCGGGAACTTGTGGTCCGAGAGGTAGTCCACCGCCCGCTGCGCCTGAAGGTAATCGGGATAGGTCGCGATCACCACCCGGCTGCGGGTGGGGTCGCCCAGCAAGGGATTGGGACGCATGCTCATGCCGCTCAGCTTAAAGCAGCGGCGGCGCCGATCTCTCACGCGTCAAGGAAGCGACAACGCGAAGTGAGGCGGCCTCCCCCCTCTGCTCAGCGGCCCTCTTCCACCACCACGCCGCGCTCCTCGCTGAGTTCGAGGATGTTCGCCAGGGTGTGAATCGGCACGTTCAGGTCGGCCAGGTTGGCGCGGCCCTGCTCGAAGTCTTTTTCGATCACGCAGCCCAGGCCCAGCAGGGCCGCGCCGCTGGAACTGATCATGTTCGCCAGCGCCCGCAAGGTGCCGCCCGAGGCCAGAAAGTCGTCGATCACGATCACCCGGTCGTCCGGCCCCAGGAATTCACTGGAAACGAACAGGTCCACCACCCCGCCCTTGGTGCGGCTGACCGACTGGGCGGTGAACGAGGGCTCTTTCATGGTGATGGGCTTTTTCTTGCGGGCGTACACCATCGGTACGCCGAGTTCCACAGCCGTCATCAGCGCCGGAGCGATGCCGCTCACCTCGATGGTCAGCACCTTGTTGGGCTTCAGGTCGCGGAAGTGCCGGGCGAAGCGCACCCCCATTTCGCGGGTGAGTTCGGGGAGAAGCTGGTGGTTGACCAGACCGTCCACCTTGAGGATACCGCCGGGCAAAATGACGCCGTGCTGCCGAATGGCCGAGACGAGGGCTTGCATGAGAAGCAGTCTAGAGGCTGGGCCAGGCGGTAGGCTAAGCCGTATGGCCCGCAAAACCCCCAACACCTGGCCCAGCCCCCGGCCAGAAGCCGAACCGCTCGTCTGTGCGCTGTGCCAGCGCGAAACGCCCACCCTCACCGAGCACCACCTGATGCCCATCTCGCAGGGGCGGCGCAAAGGCATCAAGGTGCAGGACCTGCCCAGCGTAGGGCTGTGCGCCGCCTGCCACAACTACGTGCACACGACCTTCTCGAACGCCGATCTGGCCGGGTTCTACGGCACCCTGGAAGCCCTGCAGGACCACGAAGGAGTGCAGAAGTTCGTGAACTGGGTGAAAAAGCAGCCGATCGGCAAGGCCGTCAAGGTGAAGTGAGGACTCAGCTCTTGCTGAGCAGGTACGCCTTGGGATGGTGGCCGCCGCTGTAGACCTGAAACAGTTCGTGGGCATGCCAGCGGTCCTGTTCGGTGAGCAAGCGCTCGAACAGCTTGAGTTCGTGGGTCAGCACCACCAGCCGGCCCTGACGCGAGCACAGCCGGTGCATTTCCTTCAGGAACGCCGTATAGAGCGCTTCGTTGCCGCCGCGCACGGTGATGGCGTCACCCCAGGGCAGATCGGCCACGATCAGGTCGAAGCTGCGCGGGGGCAACCCGGTCTCGAGCGCGTCCACCTGCGCCACCTCGATCTGGCGCTTGGCGGCCTCGATGTTCTGCTGGGCGCAGCGCACCGCGTCCGGGTCGGTGTCCACGCCCACCAGCGCCGCACTCGGGCCGAGCAGGTCGCGCTCGATCAGCAGGGTGCCGCTGCCGCTCATCGGATTGAAGATGCGGTCCTGCTCGCGCACCCCGGCCAGCTTGAACACCGCGAAGGCGATGGTGGCGTTCAGCCCGCCGGCCATGTTGCACACCCGCCAGGGCCGCGCCGAGAGCGGGCGCGGGGTGAGGCGGGCCAGCACGTCCCAGCCGGTCTCGAAGCGCTGCTCCGGCTCGACTTCGGGCTCGGCCTCGTCGTCCGGCACGTTCCACTCCTGACGCCCGTCGCGGCGCGGGAAGCGGCCCGAGGCCGCCGTGCGCGGTCCACGCGAAGCGGCGAAGCGCTCCGGGGGCAGCTTCTCGATGATGCGGTTGGGGTTCTCGGTGGGGCGCAGGCGAATCAGCAGTTCGCCTTCCTCGGGGTGGTGCGGAACACCCAGCAGGCTTTCGAGTTCCTCGGCCAGCCGCCGCATGGTGGCCGATTCGCGCCCGGCCGCGCTGAGGCGAAAGCTCTGGTGGCCGCCGTAAGCGATCACCGGGCGCAGGAACGCCGCCAGATCGCCGAGTTGCTGATGGCCCAGCAGCGCCTTGGGGCGCGGCACGTCGAAGGTCTTGATGCGGTACACCGCCACGCTGCCGCGCAGCCGGGTCAGGCGGGCCGGATCGCCGGGAAACCAGAAACGGCCTTCCCGCACGTCACGCACGCCCGGCACGGTGGCGAGTTCTTCGAGCGCCACATGCTCTATGCCGCTGAGCGCTTCGATCTCGTACTCGGCGGCGGGGCCGGTCGGGCCGACCGGGCGGCGGGATTTTTTGGTCTGGGGACGCGGCATAAGAAAACATTGTAGCGCCTGCTGGGGTGTAGAATCGCGGGCGCTGCCATGCGACGCCCGATTCTGAGCAAATTCAGCCCGCCGCAACTCATCGCCCTGACGTTTGCCCTCACCATCCTGCTGGGCGGCGCGCTGCTGGCCTCGCCGGCCACCCACCAGGCCGGCCACAGCCTCAGCCCCGTTCAGGCGCTGTTCATGGCGACGAGTGCGCTGTGCGTCACCGGGCTGTCGGTGGTGGACGTGGGCAGCACCTTCAACCTCTTCGGGCAGCTGGTGGTGCTGGCGCTGGTTCAGATCGGCGGGCTGGGCATCATCACCTTCGGCACCCTGTTCGCTTTTTTGCTGGGGCGGCGCATCAACTTCTCCGAGCGCATCCGGCTGGCGCAGCAGGTCTCGGCCTTCGAGGTGGGCGGGGTGGTGCGCCTGATTCGCCAGATCTTCGCCTTCACCCTGATCGCCGAACTGATCGGGGCCGCCGTGCTGGCCCTGCGCTTCGTGCCGCTGGAAGGCTGGGGACGCGGACTGTACTTCGCGGTGTTTCACGCCGTCAGCGCCTACAACAATGCCGGCTTCAGCCTCTACCCCGACGGTCTGATGCGCTTTGCCCGCGACCCGCTGATCAGCCTGGCCATCAGCGTGCTGGTGATTCTGGGCGGCATGGGCTTCATCGTGCAGATCAACGTGCTCAGCCACTGGCGCAACCCCCGGCGCGACCGCATGCTGGTGCACAGCAAGATCGTGCTGTCGGTGATGGCCGCGCTGCTCGTCATCGGCACGCTGCTCTTCATGCTCTTCGAGTGGCAAAACCCGCGCACGCTGGGGCCGCTGCCGTTCGGCGACAAGCTGCTGGCCAGTTTCTTTCAGGGCATGACGCCGCGCACCGCCGGGTTCAACACCGTGGACTACGCCGCTGTCACCCAGCCCACCATCTTTATCACCATCATCCTGATGTTCATCGGCGCCAATCCAGGCTCGACCGGCGGCGGCATCAAGACCAGCACCTTTTTCGTGATGATGATGGCCGCCATCAGCCTGGTGCGCGGGCGCGGCGATCTGGTGGCCTTCGGGCGGCGGGTGGCGCGCGAAACGGTGGTGCGGGCCATGACGGTGGGCCTGCTGAGCATGGGCCTGGTCAACACCGGGGTGCTGTTGATGCTGATCGCCAACCACGACAACGCCCTCTCGTTCGAGCGCCTGTTCTTCGAAACGGTCAGCGCCTTCGGCACGGTAGGACTGAGCATGAACGCCACCTTCTCGCTCAATCCCAGCCAGGAACTGATCCTGCTGGTGCTGATGTACCTGGGCCGCATCGGACCGCTGACCTTCGCGGTGGCCTTCGGGAGCAGCAACAAGAACGAGGTGGTGCGTTACGCCCCGGAGCGCGACATCCTGATCGGCTGAGCGGGGCCGGCAAAGCGCTTAGACTTGGAGCTCAGATGCGGACTGCTTCCTTTTCCTCTCCCGGCGCTTTTGCTCGGCGGACGCGCCTATGAAAGCCAAACAATGCCTGGTCGTCGGGCTGGGCCGCTTCGGCACGGCGGTGGCGACCACCCTCTATGAGATGGGCCACGAAGTCGTGGCGGTGGACCAGAAAGAAGAGAATGTCGAGCGGGTGCTCAATCTGGTGACGCACGCCGCCATTCTCGACGCCACCGAGGAGCGGGCGCTGCGCTCGATCGGCATCGCCGACTTCGACGTGGTGATCGTCGCCATCGGCACCGACGTGCAGGCCAACATCCTGGCGACCATGAACGCCAAGAGCCTGGGCGCGCCGTACGTGGTGTGCAAGGCCATCGACGAGATGGCCCGCCGGGTGCTGGAGCGCGTCGGCGCCGATCTGGTGATCCGGCCCGAACACGACATGGGCGTGCGGCTGGCCCGCCAGATCGCTACCCCCAACATCGTGGACACCCTGGATCTGGGCAGCGATTACTCGATCGTGGAGATCGAGGCCAACGAGCGCCTGCGCGGCAGCCTCAAGGCCCTGAACCTGAGTAACCGCTTCGGGGTGCAGGTGATCGCCGTGAACCGCAGCGGGCGCATCGAGATCACCCCGCGCGCCGAGGAGGAACTGCGCCCGCACGACAAGCTGGTCCTGATCGGCACCAGCCACTCGATCGACGAACTGCGCCGCTTTCTGGGCAGCTGAGCCGCGAAGCCCACCTGAGCTTCAGACCCGGATGATGACCCGCGCACCGTCGTCTTCGAGGTGCACCGAGTCGATGAAGCGCACCACCCGGGTGGCGTAGCCCATCACCAGGGTATGCGTTCTGGCCCCGCCGCCGAAGCGCCGCACGCCCGAGAGCAGGTCGCCGTTGGTGATGCCGGTGCCGGAAAAGACGATCTGCTGGCCGGGGGCGAGTTCCTCGGTCTTGTAGACCCGGCCCTCCTCGACGCCCATGCGCCGGAAGCGTTCACGCTGCTCGTCGTTCTCGGCCAGGAAACGGCCCTGGATTTCGGCCCCCAGGCACTTCATCGCCGCCGCCGTGATGACGCCTTCCGGCGCGCCGCCGGAGCCCATCAGCGCGTGAATGCCGGTGCCGCGTACGCCCACCGCCAGGCTGGCGATCACGTCCCCGTCCTTGATCAAATTGACCCGTGCTCCGGCCCGGCGCACCCGCCCGATCAGGTCGGCGTGGCGCTCGCGGTCGAGAATGCTGATCAGCAGGTCCGAGGGCTTGCGGCTCAGGGCCTGGGCCAGCGCGCCCACGTTGGCTTCCACCGGCCAGTCGAGGTGTACCCGGCCGGCGGCGGGCGGCGGCACCACCAGCTTTTCCATGTAGCAGTCCGGCGCCTGCATCAGTCCGCCCTTCTCGCTGAGTGCGATGACCGCCAGGCCGTTGGGCAGGCCCTTGGCCGTCACCTCGGTGCCTTCCACCGGGTCCACGGCGATGTCCACCGGATAGCGCCCCTGCCCCAGCTTCTCGCCGATGTACAGCATCGGGGCTTCGTCCATCTCGCCCTCGCCGATTACGACTTCGCCCTGAATGTCGAGGTCGTTAAGTACGGCGCGCATCGCCTCGGTGCCGGCCGCGTCCACGGCGATCTTGTCGCCCATGCCCACGAAGCGGCTGGCGGCCAGCGCGGCGGCCTCGGTGACGCGGGCGGTTTCCAGCACGAGGGCATGTTCCAAATCGGATCTCTGGCGGGTGGCAGTCATGCCCTGACCGTAACACAAACCTTCCACCAGCATGACTCTGGGAGCGCTTCCAGACGCTTCTCAGCGTGGTGGCCCATTTGTAGAAGCGACACTAATTTCATTGGCCGGCAAACCTGCACGTCTCCTTACCTGAAGACCCCGGCCCACAACAGCAGCAGGTACAGCCCCAGCGGAATCGCCACCACGCCCGCGATCAGCTTGAAGAGCCGCCACCAGTAATCCCAGAACTCGCGCATGCCTTTCAGGGTAACAAAGCGGCCCGGCCCGCACCGTCGCGCAGGCCCCAGCCTTAACCAAACCTCACCCACCGCCGCAACCTGATGCAGCACCCCGCCCGGTACACTGAGGCCCACGGAGGGACACCATGGCGATTTCTGAACTGGCGGGCAAGGTGGCGCCGCAGCGCATCCTGACCAACATTCCCCTGCTTCTGACCCAGTACTACGAGGTCAAACCCGACGCGGGCAACCCGGCCCAGCAGGTGGCCTTCGGCACCAGTGGCCACCGGGGCAGCAGCTTCGACGGCTCGTTTACCGAGGCGCACATTCTGGCGGTGTCGCAGGCGGTGGCCGAGTACCGCGCCCAGGCCGGCATTCACGGCCCGCTCTTTATCGGGGCCGACACCCACGCCCTCAGCGAACCGGCGCTGGCCTCGGCGCTGCGGGTGCTGGTTGCCAACGGGGTGGACGTGCGGCGCAGCAAAGGCGGCGCCTACACCCCCACGCCGCTGGTCAGCCGGGCCATCCTGAACCACAACCGCGGCAGCGAGCACCACATCGGGCAGGCCGACGGCATCGTGATCACGCCCAGCCACAACCCCCCGCAGGACGGCGGCTTCAAGTACAACCCGCCCAGCGGCGGCCCGGCCGACACCGACGTGACCAAGGTGGTGCAGCAGCGCGCCAACGAACTGCTGCGCGGCGGCAACCAGGACGTCAAGACGGTCAGCTACGCCGAGGCGCTTTCCGGCGCCGCCGAGTACGACTTCAT encodes the following:
- a CDS encoding AAA family ATPase, with the protein product MSAPTLHLMVGLPGAGKTTLARQLETEHHALRLTKDEWMMPLFGWGEFGNKREVLEGLLWTVAARALSLGLNVVLDYGLWGRSERDDYRARAAALGARVQFHYLDAPFEELWRRIDARNKAPLPGDVPITRAQLEEYWKIFDRQRPTPEEMEQP
- a CDS encoding acyl-CoA carboxylase subunit beta, yielding MTLNLELQELIAEMEQRRAKVEAGGGEEKLQKQRDAGKLTARERIDALLDPGSFLEFSTFTEHGGGLLMRGVEAPGEGVITGSGTIHGRQVFVFSQDFTVLGGSLGKRNAQKVTKIMDLAAKTGCPVIGLNDSAGARIQEGVDSLSGYGEIFYRNAVYSGVVPQISAILGPCAGGAVYSPALTDFILMSRGSSFMFITGPEVIKSVTREEVTFDQLGGADVHNRKSGVAHLEFDGDEAVLQGVRQLLHYLPQNAREKPPLRPTDDPVERQTPELLDLVTPDQRRPYAMHDVIHSLVDDGEFFEIQPLWAKNILCGFAHLGGQVVGIVANNPKVMAGTLNIDASDKAARFIRTCDCYNIPILTLVDVTGFLPGVAQEHAGIIRHGAKMLYAYAEASVPKITLITRKSYGGAYLAMNSRDMGADVVYAWPTAAVAVMGAEGAANIVYRREIQKSGNPDQTRAEKIREYKEAFDNPYVAAAKGYIDDVIPMEDTRRRLIATFRMLADKEEQRPYRKHGNMPL
- a CDS encoding general stress protein — translated: MSMRPNPLLGDPTRSRVVIATYPDYLQAQRAVDYLSDHKFPVERTAIVGEGLKIVEQVTGRLDWTRALSLGMGQGAVTGIFIGLVFSFLGFGSERSFLALLIDGLLLGIIIGAVWGLLSYALSGGRRDFTSIGGMRADHYSVMADSEVAEQARDLIAGMPR
- the xpt gene encoding xanthine phosphoribosyltransferase, which encodes MQALVSAIRQHGVILPGGILKVDGLVNHQLLPELTREMGVRFARHFRDLKPNKVLTIEVSGIAPALMTAVELGVPMVYARKKKPITMKEPSFTAQSVSRTKGGVVDLFVSSEFLGPDDRVIVIDDFLASGGTLRALANMISSSGAALLGLGCVIEKDFEQGRANLADLNVPIHTLANILELSEERGVVVEEGR
- a CDS encoding HNH endonuclease yields the protein MARKTPNTWPSPRPEAEPLVCALCQRETPTLTEHHLMPISQGRRKGIKVQDLPSVGLCAACHNYVHTTFSNADLAGFYGTLEALQDHEGVQKFVNWVKKQPIGKAVKVK
- a CDS encoding methyltransferase domain-containing protein, with protein sequence MPRPQTKKSRRPVGPTGPAAEYEIEALSGIEHVALEELATVPGVRDVREGRFWFPGDPARLTRLRGSVAVYRIKTFDVPRPKALLGHQQLGDLAAFLRPVIAYGGHQSFRLSAAGRESATMRRLAEELESLLGVPHHPEEGELLIRLRPTENPNRIIEKLPPERFAASRGPRTAASGRFPRRDGRQEWNVPDDEAEPEVEPEQRFETGWDVLARLTPRPLSARPWRVCNMAGGLNATIAFAVFKLAGVREQDRIFNPMSGSGTLLIERDLLGPSAALVGVDTDPDAVRCAQQNIEAAKRQIEVAQVDALETGLPPRSFDLIVADLPWGDAITVRGGNEALYTAFLKEMHRLCSRQGRLVVLTHELKLFERLLTEQDRWHAHELFQVYSGGHHPKAYLLSKS
- a CDS encoding TrkH family potassium uptake protein — its product is MRRPILSKFSPPQLIALTFALTILLGGALLASPATHQAGHSLSPVQALFMATSALCVTGLSVVDVGSTFNLFGQLVVLALVQIGGLGIITFGTLFAFLLGRRINFSERIRLAQQVSAFEVGGVVRLIRQIFAFTLIAELIGAAVLALRFVPLEGWGRGLYFAVFHAVSAYNNAGFSLYPDGLMRFARDPLISLAISVLVILGGMGFIVQINVLSHWRNPRRDRMLVHSKIVLSVMAALLVIGTLLFMLFEWQNPRTLGPLPFGDKLLASFFQGMTPRTAGFNTVDYAAVTQPTIFITIILMFIGANPGSTGGGIKTSTFFVMMMAAISLVRGRGDLVAFGRRVARETVVRAMTVGLLSMGLVNTGVLLMLIANHDNALSFERLFFETVSAFGTVGLSMNATFSLNPSQELILLVLMYLGRIGPLTFAVAFGSSNKNEVVRYAPERDILIG
- a CDS encoding potassium channel family protein → MKAKQCLVVGLGRFGTAVATTLYEMGHEVVAVDQKEENVERVLNLVTHAAILDATEERALRSIGIADFDVVIVAIGTDVQANILATMNAKSLGAPYVVCKAIDEMARRVLERVGADLVIRPEHDMGVRLARQIATPNIVDTLDLGSDYSIVEIEANERLRGSLKALNLSNRFGVQVIAVNRSGRIEITPRAEEELRPHDKLVLIGTSHSIDELRRFLGS
- the glpX gene encoding class II fructose-bisphosphatase yields the protein MTATRQRSDLEHALVLETARVTEAAALAASRFVGMGDKIAVDAAGTEAMRAVLNDLDIQGEVVIGEGEMDEAPMLYIGEKLGQGRYPVDIAVDPVEGTEVTAKGLPNGLAVIALSEKGGLMQAPDCYMEKLVVPPPAAGRVHLDWPVEANVGALAQALSRKPSDLLISILDRERHADLIGRVRRAGARVNLIKDGDVIASLAVGVRGTGIHALMGSGGAPEGVITAAAMKCLGAEIQGRFLAENDEQRERFRRMGVEEGRVYKTEELAPGQQIVFSGTGITNGDLLSGVRRFGGGARTHTLVMGYATRVVRFIDSVHLEDDGARVIIRV